One Natrinema marinum genomic window carries:
- a CDS encoding nucleoside deaminase yields the protein MASDQSYVRRAIDLAESAVEHGNTPFGSLLVVDDEVVRTAENTTLTDEDISAHPEFTLARWAARELEADERAACTMYTSTEPCPMCASAIVYAGLGRVVYSVSVESLTELRDDGVIDIPCAEVVDRADGSTTVEGPVLEDEGLPIHEGYF from the coding sequence ATGGCAAGCGACCAGTCGTACGTGCGGCGGGCGATCGATCTCGCTGAATCGGCGGTCGAGCACGGCAACACCCCCTTCGGCTCGCTGCTCGTCGTCGACGACGAGGTCGTTCGAACGGCCGAGAACACGACGCTGACTGACGAGGACATTTCCGCTCACCCGGAATTTACGCTGGCTCGCTGGGCCGCGCGCGAACTCGAAGCCGACGAGCGCGCGGCATGTACGATGTACACCAGCACCGAGCCGTGTCCGATGTGTGCGAGCGCGATCGTCTACGCGGGGCTCGGGCGCGTCGTCTACAGCGTGTCCGTCGAGTCACTTACCGAACTCCGAGACGATGGCGTGATCGACATCCCGTGCGCGGAGGTCGTCGACCGGGCCGACGGCTCGACGACCGTCGAAGGGCCCGTACTCGAGGACGAGGGGCTCCCGATCCACGAGGGCTATTTCTGA
- a CDS encoding phosphoribosylaminoimidazolesuccinocarboxamide synthase, whose protein sequence is MTSVKEFRIEEEATADDLGRGSFVFTDDYSVFDWGKMPDQIPQKGATLCTMGAFNFELLEAEGVPTHYRGVVENGDVIDLEDASHPPWEMAIELTQVPDLPHEGREYDYDSYHDAAGENYLVPLEIVFRNRVPVGSSLRSRTEPADHGLAFDEWPDEAVDLDEPIVEFTTKYEESDRQLGPDEADEIAGKASIADLESVAREVNRIVTEQADSAGLVHEDGKIECLYYQGEIRVADVVGTFDENRFSYEGSQLSKEVLRQYHKRTQPEWVQAVDAAKAEAKREDVADWKSLCDADPEPLAESVLETARDMYCAGANAYTGREFFDAPPLSSAIGAVQRL, encoded by the coding sequence ATGACGAGTGTCAAAGAGTTTCGAATCGAGGAGGAAGCGACCGCCGACGACCTCGGCCGGGGCTCGTTCGTCTTCACCGACGACTACTCGGTGTTCGACTGGGGGAAGATGCCCGATCAGATCCCCCAGAAGGGCGCGACCCTCTGTACGATGGGCGCGTTCAACTTCGAACTGCTCGAGGCCGAGGGCGTCCCGACCCACTACCGGGGCGTCGTCGAGAACGGCGACGTCATCGACCTCGAGGACGCCTCCCACCCGCCCTGGGAGATGGCTATCGAGCTGACGCAGGTGCCCGACCTGCCCCACGAGGGCCGCGAGTACGACTACGACAGCTATCACGACGCGGCCGGCGAGAACTATCTGGTTCCCCTCGAGATCGTCTTCCGCAACCGCGTCCCCGTTGGCTCGAGTCTGCGGAGTCGGACCGAGCCCGCCGACCACGGCCTCGCGTTCGACGAGTGGCCCGACGAGGCCGTCGACCTCGACGAGCCGATCGTGGAGTTCACGACGAAGTACGAGGAGAGCGACCGCCAGCTCGGGCCCGACGAGGCCGACGAGATCGCGGGGAAGGCGTCGATCGCGGATCTCGAGTCTGTCGCCCGCGAGGTCAACCGGATCGTCACCGAACAGGCCGATTCCGCCGGCCTGGTCCACGAAGACGGCAAGATCGAGTGCCTGTATTATCAGGGAGAAATCCGCGTCGCGGACGTCGTCGGCACCTTCGACGAGAATCGTTTCAGCTACGAGGGCAGTCAGCTCTCGAAGGAAGTGCTCCGGCAGTACCACAAGCGCACCCAGCCCGAGTGGGTTCAGGCCGTCGACGCCGCCAAAGCCGAGGCCAAACGTGAGGACGTCGCCGACTGGAAGTCGCTGTGCGACGCCGATCCCGAGCCGCTCGCAGAGAGCGTCCTCGAGACCGCCCGCGATATGTACTGTGCCGGGGCCAACGCCTACACCGGGCGAGAATTCTTCGACGCACCGCCGCTCTCGAGCGCGATCGGTGCGGTCCAGCGGCTGTAA
- the purS gene encoding phosphoribosylformylglycinamidine synthase subunit PurS, translating to MTAYTATVTVRLKRGVLDPEAETTKGALERLGFELEDLRSADRFEIDLEADSADDARERAGEMAERLLANPTIHDYDVEVDDR from the coding sequence ATGACCGCCTACACCGCGACGGTGACGGTTCGACTCAAACGCGGCGTGCTCGATCCCGAGGCCGAGACCACGAAGGGGGCCCTCGAGCGACTGGGCTTCGAACTCGAAGACCTGCGTTCGGCCGACCGCTTCGAGATCGACCTCGAGGCCGACTCCGCGGACGACGCTCGCGAACGCGCGGGCGAGATGGCCGAACGGCTGCTGGCGAATCCGACCATCCACGACTACGACGTGGAGGTCGACGACCGGTAG
- a CDS encoding sensor histidine kinase produces the protein MTEDVLLRQSVNVLDDVFYVYDERGELVFWNDRLEELFDLTADQLAGMTPMEFFLEADRPAVERAVEAIFETGEIVVEARANTTEGTILFELSGHRLTDDEGSIVGFCGVGRDVTERREQSVKLTAQNDRLSEFATILTHDLRNPLAVAYGDLEQYRSDGDEERLDLLGDSLDRIGRIIDDVFVIARDGRSVTDAEAVDLAAVARDAWDMVDTAAATLDARATVVVDGDASRLQRLFENLFRNSVEHAGPSVTITVTETETGFAVEDDGPGIDATDRGAIFDPGFSSSTDGTGFGLYIVETIAEAHGWSVAITESATGGARFEFTILPGDDDLDLVSG, from the coding sequence ATGACTGAAGACGTACTGCTTCGTCAGTCGGTGAACGTTCTTGACGACGTCTTCTACGTCTACGACGAACGGGGTGAACTCGTGTTCTGGAACGACCGACTCGAGGAACTGTTTGATCTGACTGCGGACCAACTCGCGGGGATGACGCCGATGGAGTTCTTTCTCGAGGCGGACCGGCCGGCCGTCGAGCGCGCCGTCGAGGCCATCTTCGAGACCGGCGAGATCGTCGTCGAAGCCCGGGCGAACACGACTGAAGGAACGATACTGTTCGAACTTAGTGGCCACCGATTGACGGACGACGAGGGTTCCATCGTCGGCTTCTGTGGGGTCGGTCGGGACGTGACCGAACGGCGGGAGCAGTCGGTCAAACTCACCGCACAGAACGACCGCCTCTCCGAGTTCGCGACGATCCTCACGCACGACCTGCGAAACCCGCTCGCCGTCGCGTACGGCGATCTCGAGCAGTATCGATCGGACGGCGACGAGGAGCGACTGGACCTCCTCGGCGACTCGCTCGACCGGATCGGTCGCATCATCGACGACGTGTTCGTCATCGCGCGCGACGGCCGCAGCGTGACGGACGCGGAGGCAGTCGATCTGGCGGCCGTCGCACGCGACGCGTGGGACATGGTCGACACCGCCGCCGCGACGCTCGACGCTCGAGCGACGGTCGTCGTGGACGGCGATGCCTCCCGACTCCAGCGGCTGTTCGAGAATCTGTTTCGGAACTCCGTCGAGCACGCGGGGCCGTCGGTGACGATCACCGTGACGGAGACCGAGACCGGGTTCGCGGTCGAAGACGACGGACCGGGAATCGACGCCACCGACCGCGGAGCAATCTTCGATCCCGGTTTCAGCAGTAGCACCGACGGCACCGGCTTCGGACTCTACATCGTCGAAACGATCGCGGAGGCCCACGGCTGGTCCGTCGCCATCACCGAGAGCGCGACGGGCGGAGCGCGGTTCGAATTCACCATTCTCCCGGGGGACGACGACCTCGACCTCGTTTCGGGGTAA
- the cofH gene encoding 7,8-didemethyl-8-hydroxy-5-deazariboflavin synthase subunit CofH, protein MERPVTEADLAFEHVPETDQSFENALAKARDGDRLAVDDAIELLTTGTDREGIDRRRKERVLEAADRRRAEEVGEEVTFIANLNNNVTTACNVGCLFCNFKDAAHTFERETEIETAGFTKTPAESRDIVADAVERGIYEVTSVSGLHPAFALDEEHREILDDHPNPKEVNYKPPTVYETSPGTYTDQISAMSVDGVHVHSMTPEEAYHARRGTDWSYEEVYRRLQAAGLDTVPGTAAEILVDEVRDVICPGKIGTQGWLEAMEAAANVGLGMTATIMYGHVENEAHRALHLKRIRDLQDRTGNITEFVPLSFIHQNTPLFEHDVVSGGASIDEDELLIAVSRLFLDNIDHIQSSWVKYGDEQGLKMLSCGADDYMGTILSEEITKRAGGGYGEFRSFEDYVEMIASIGRVPVERSTDYERRRVIDPDDPPFGPRLGPKADGTPLLTREESEERTTAIADD, encoded by the coding sequence ATGGAGCGACCGGTGACCGAGGCCGACCTCGCGTTCGAACACGTTCCCGAGACCGACCAGTCCTTCGAGAACGCACTGGCGAAAGCGCGCGACGGCGACCGACTCGCGGTCGACGACGCGATCGAGTTACTCACGACGGGGACCGACCGCGAGGGCATCGACCGGCGGCGCAAGGAGCGCGTCCTCGAGGCGGCCGATCGTCGCCGCGCCGAGGAGGTTGGCGAGGAGGTCACCTTCATCGCGAACCTGAACAACAACGTCACGACGGCCTGCAACGTGGGCTGTCTGTTCTGTAACTTCAAAGACGCCGCCCACACGTTCGAACGCGAGACGGAAATCGAGACCGCCGGCTTCACGAAGACGCCCGCCGAATCCCGCGATATCGTCGCCGACGCCGTCGAACGCGGCATCTACGAGGTCACGTCAGTTTCGGGACTACATCCCGCGTTCGCGCTGGACGAGGAACACCGGGAAATCCTCGACGATCACCCGAACCCGAAGGAAGTCAACTACAAGCCGCCGACGGTCTACGAGACCAGCCCCGGCACGTACACCGACCAGATTTCGGCGATGAGCGTCGACGGGGTCCACGTCCACTCGATGACGCCCGAGGAGGCCTACCACGCCCGGCGGGGTACCGACTGGTCCTACGAGGAGGTCTACCGCCGGCTGCAAGCGGCGGGCCTCGACACCGTCCCCGGCACCGCCGCCGAGATCCTCGTCGACGAAGTGCGAGACGTGATCTGTCCCGGCAAGATCGGAACCCAGGGCTGGCTCGAGGCCATGGAGGCCGCCGCGAACGTCGGCCTCGGGATGACGGCGACGATCATGTACGGCCACGTCGAGAACGAGGCCCACCGCGCGCTACACTTGAAACGAATCCGCGATCTGCAGGACCGAACGGGCAACATCACGGAGTTCGTCCCCCTCTCCTTTATCCACCAGAACACGCCGCTGTTCGAGCACGATGTGGTCTCGGGCGGTGCCAGCATCGACGAGGACGAACTGCTGATCGCCGTCTCCCGACTCTTCCTCGATAACATCGACCACATCCAGTCGTCGTGGGTCAAGTACGGCGACGAACAGGGGCTGAAGATGCTCTCGTGTGGGGCCGACGACTACATGGGGACGATCCTCTCGGAGGAGATCACCAAGCGCGCTGGCGGCGGCTACGGCGAGTTCCGCTCGTTCGAGGACTACGTCGAGATGATCGCCTCGATCGGCCGCGTTCCAGTCGAGCGCTCGACCGACTACGAGCGACGCCGCGTTATCGACCCCGACGACCCGCCGTTCGGCCCGCGACTCGGGCCGAAGGCCGACGGGACGCCGCTGCTGACCCGCGAGGAGAGCGAGGAACGAACGACCGCCATCGCGGACGACTGA
- a CDS encoding HalOD1 output domain-containing protein gives MTATPHDHGRSRIDRERMTAFVSHDWNGNDSLTSTIVSTVADLSETDPTDVERIYDRIDPESLETLFEPTGTTGSRNTGQVTFQLDAYTITVHATGDIVVARAA, from the coding sequence ATGACAGCAACACCACACGACCACGGCCGATCACGGATCGATCGCGAACGGATGACGGCGTTCGTCTCGCACGACTGGAACGGAAACGACTCGCTGACGTCGACCATCGTCTCGACGGTCGCGGATCTCTCGGAGACCGATCCGACGGACGTCGAGCGCATCTACGACCGGATCGACCCCGAGAGCCTCGAGACACTGTTCGAACCGACGGGCACCACCGGGAGCCGGAACACGGGGCAAGTAACGTTCCAGTTGGACGCCTACACGATCACCGTTCACGCGACGGGGGATATCGTCGTCGCGCGGGCCGCGTAG
- the cofG gene encoding 7,8-didemethyl-8-hydroxy-5-deazariboflavin synthase subunit CofG, whose amino-acid sequence MFPGADEYGVDITVDERAVDDLLQVSPNDVDAPPALTFARNVFVPLTTACRYTCTYCTYFDPPGQASLLSLEEVREICRRGADAGCTEALFTFGDDPDDRYTEIHTQLEEWGHDSIHTYLREACEVALEEGLLPHANPGDQTREQMAVVADVNASMGVMLETTAEVGAHAGPRRKVPGQRLRTLENAGELDVAFTTGILVGIGEDWRDRAESLLAIRELHERYDHIQEVIVQPVVENERWSGGSPDLATMRQVTAMARAALPEEISVQVPPNLAPAKDLIDCGVDDLGGVSPVTDDHINPDYTWPALRELEEIAAHAGVPLGERLPVYERFLPSELRTDGFDGRVADGADGGRKWLSPTIRDALAADDPAGRRYRTVLRDETAAVAD is encoded by the coding sequence ATGTTCCCCGGGGCGGACGAGTACGGCGTCGATATCACGGTCGACGAGCGAGCCGTCGATGATCTCCTGCAGGTGAGCCCGAACGACGTCGACGCGCCGCCGGCACTGACCTTCGCGCGGAACGTCTTCGTGCCACTCACCACGGCCTGTCGGTACACCTGCACCTACTGCACGTACTTCGACCCGCCGGGACAGGCCTCGCTGCTCTCGCTCGAGGAGGTCCGCGAGATCTGTCGGCGCGGCGCGGACGCCGGCTGTACGGAGGCGCTGTTCACCTTCGGCGACGACCCTGACGACCGCTATACTGAGATCCACACGCAACTCGAGGAATGGGGCCACGACTCGATCCACACCTACCTGCGCGAGGCCTGCGAAGTGGCGCTCGAGGAGGGACTGCTCCCCCACGCCAATCCGGGCGATCAGACCCGCGAGCAGATGGCAGTCGTCGCCGACGTCAACGCCAGCATGGGCGTGATGCTCGAGACGACCGCCGAGGTCGGGGCCCACGCCGGCCCGCGGCGGAAAGTGCCCGGCCAGCGGCTGCGGACCCTCGAGAATGCGGGCGAACTCGACGTGGCGTTCACGACCGGAATCCTGGTGGGGATCGGCGAGGACTGGCGGGATCGCGCCGAGAGCCTGCTCGCGATCCGCGAACTCCACGAGCGCTACGACCACATCCAGGAAGTGATCGTCCAGCCGGTAGTGGAGAACGAACGCTGGTCCGGCGGCTCGCCGGATCTGGCGACGATGCGGCAGGTGACGGCGATGGCCCGCGCCGCGTTACCGGAGGAGATCTCGGTGCAGGTACCTCCCAACCTCGCGCCCGCGAAGGACCTCATCGACTGCGGCGTCGACGATCTGGGCGGCGTCTCGCCGGTCACCGACGACCACATCAATCCCGACTACACGTGGCCCGCCCTACGCGAACTCGAGGAGATCGCAGCCCACGCGGGCGTGCCGCTCGGCGAACGACTCCCGGTCTACGAGCGATTCTTACCGTCGGAGCTGCGGACGGACGGCTTCGACGGCCGAGTCGCCGACGGTGCCGACGGCGGGCGGAAGTGGCTCTCGCCGACGATTCGGGATGCGCTCGCGGCCGACGACCCGGCTGGCCGGCGCTATCGGACGGTGCTTCGAGACGAGACGGCGGCCGTCGCGGACTGA
- a CDS encoding potassium channel family protein yields the protein MNPLFLTFGVALLGIAVVDLLWTTLWIEGGAGPLTSRLMGWTWGGFKRVADRNSRLLTLSGPVVLVAGLVVWICLLWAGWTLVFASGAHPFVDTIDEGPLSWFEHVYFTGYTIFTLGNGDYVPRDGVWQLATTLATASGMLFVTLTVTYVLSVLDAVTQKRSFASGVSGLGTSGDEIVRAGWDGEEFRGLDVPLNDLTSQLNALTENHKAYPILHYFHSGQRDRAPVASIAALDDALTLFRFGIPETDRPSDAVLKTARASVRGYLETLHDAFVDPADRSPPEPTLEGLRDAGVPTVSDEAFDDAVADLEDRRRTLLGLVESDARQWPSSESTSTARVAREQ from the coding sequence ATGAACCCGCTCTTCCTCACGTTCGGAGTAGCACTCCTCGGCATCGCCGTGGTGGACCTCCTCTGGACGACGCTCTGGATCGAAGGCGGCGCTGGGCCGCTCACGTCACGGCTGATGGGGTGGACGTGGGGCGGATTCAAGCGGGTCGCCGATCGGAACTCGCGGCTGCTCACCCTCTCCGGTCCGGTCGTCCTCGTCGCCGGGCTCGTCGTCTGGATCTGCCTCCTCTGGGCCGGCTGGACGCTCGTCTTCGCGAGCGGTGCACATCCCTTCGTCGACACGATCGACGAGGGACCGCTCTCCTGGTTCGAACACGTGTATTTCACCGGCTACACGATCTTCACCCTCGGAAACGGCGACTACGTCCCTCGAGACGGCGTCTGGCAGCTCGCGACCACGCTCGCGACCGCCAGCGGGATGCTCTTCGTCACCCTGACCGTCACCTACGTCCTCTCCGTCCTCGACGCCGTCACGCAGAAGCGATCGTTCGCGAGCGGCGTGAGCGGGCTCGGGACGAGCGGCGACGAGATCGTCCGGGCGGGCTGGGACGGCGAGGAGTTTCGGGGTCTCGACGTCCCGCTGAACGACCTCACCTCGCAGCTAAACGCGCTCACGGAGAACCACAAGGCGTACCCGATCCTCCACTACTTCCACAGCGGCCAGCGCGACCGAGCGCCGGTGGCGAGCATCGCCGCCCTCGACGACGCGCTCACGCTGTTCCGGTTCGGGATACCCGAAACCGACCGCCCCAGCGACGCCGTCCTGAAAACCGCGCGAGCGAGCGTCCGCGGCTATCTCGAGACGCTCCACGACGCGTTCGTCGATCCCGCGGACCGCTCGCCGCCCGAACCGACCCTCGAGGGGCTTCGCGACGCGGGCGTGCCGACCGTCTCCGACGAGGCGTTCGACGACGCCGTCGCGGACCTCGAGGACCGCCGTCGAACGCTGCTCGGGCTGGTCGAGTCCGACGCCCGGCAGTGGCCGTCGTCGGAGTCGACGTCGACTGCGCGTGTCGCACGGGAGCAGTAG
- the purQ gene encoding phosphoribosylformylglycinamidine synthase I produces MTVSIIRFGGSNCDRDAERALEHLEIDAEIVWHEDGLPADTTGVVLPGGFSYGDYLRAGAMAARSPIMNDIREAAADGVPVLGVCNGAQVGCESGLTEGAFTTNESARFQCEHVYLRVERADTPWTAAYEEGEVIEVPIAHGEGRYEIDDDRLAELEDEGRVLFRYCDENGEIGPEVNPNGSKHNVAGVLGEHETVAVLMPHPERATLPDIGPTDGQGILEGFQTA; encoded by the coding sequence ATGACCGTCTCGATCATCAGGTTCGGCGGCTCGAACTGCGACCGCGACGCCGAACGCGCGCTCGAACACCTCGAGATCGACGCCGAGATCGTCTGGCACGAGGACGGCCTCCCCGCGGACACGACCGGCGTCGTCCTGCCGGGCGGGTTCTCCTACGGCGACTACCTCCGCGCGGGTGCGATGGCGGCCCGCTCGCCGATCATGAACGACATTCGCGAGGCTGCGGCCGACGGCGTCCCCGTGCTCGGCGTCTGCAACGGCGCGCAGGTCGGCTGCGAGTCCGGGCTCACCGAGGGCGCGTTCACGACAAACGAGAGCGCCCGCTTCCAATGTGAACACGTCTACCTTCGCGTCGAGCGGGCGGACACGCCCTGGACCGCCGCCTACGAGGAAGGCGAGGTCATCGAGGTCCCCATCGCTCACGGCGAAGGGCGCTACGAGATCGACGACGATCGGCTCGCCGAACTCGAGGACGAGGGACGGGTCCTCTTCCGGTACTGTGACGAGAACGGCGAGATCGGTCCCGAGGTGAACCCGAACGGCTCGAAACACAACGTCGCGGGCGTTCTCGGCGAGCACGAGACCGTCGCGGTGTTGATGCCCCACCCCGAGCGCGCGACGCTGCCCGATATCGGCCCGACCGACGGCCAGGGGATCCTCGAGGGATTCCAGACCGCATAA
- a CDS encoding DUF7576 family protein — protein MTDSTDEDGPECRHCGDPVGSSPEQRVITTVEDGATVYKHFCSDDCLELWEASA, from the coding sequence ATGACTGACTCGACGGACGAGGACGGACCCGAATGTCGACACTGTGGCGATCCCGTCGGATCGTCGCCCGAACAGCGTGTGATCACGACGGTCGAGGACGGAGCGACCGTCTACAAGCACTTCTGCAGCGACGACTGTCTCGAACTCTGGGAAGCGTCGGCGTAA
- a CDS encoding SDR family NAD(P)-dependent oxidoreductase, with protein MRLEEKTAFITGAGSGLGREAAELFADEGATIVAADIDLESAEETVALVEEAGQSGTALELDVRDADAVQAAVDETVDEFGLDIMLNNAGVSHERSKVEDIDESERDRVIDVNVKGVWNGCRAVIPHFKEQGSGAIVNTASLAGVIGAPELGAYSLSKGAVVNFTRTVAAEVGPAGVRANAVCPGVTDTAMPRKNHTEEEWEARKEEMSKFYPLKRLGRPEDIANAMLFLASDEASWITGQALVVDGGFSCT; from the coding sequence ATGCGACTCGAAGAGAAGACTGCGTTTATCACGGGTGCAGGGTCCGGCCTCGGCCGGGAAGCCGCCGAACTGTTCGCCGACGAAGGTGCGACGATCGTCGCGGCCGATATCGATCTCGAGAGCGCCGAAGAGACGGTTGCCCTCGTCGAAGAGGCGGGACAGAGCGGGACCGCCCTCGAGTTAGACGTCCGCGACGCGGACGCGGTCCAGGCAGCCGTCGACGAAACGGTCGACGAATTCGGCCTCGACATCATGCTCAACAACGCGGGGGTCAGCCACGAGCGTTCGAAAGTCGAGGATATCGACGAAAGCGAGCGTGACCGGGTCATCGACGTGAACGTCAAGGGCGTCTGGAACGGCTGCCGGGCCGTCATTCCACACTTCAAAGAGCAGGGGTCGGGCGCGATCGTCAACACGGCGTCGCTGGCCGGCGTCATCGGTGCGCCCGAACTCGGGGCCTACTCGCTCTCGAAGGGCGCGGTGGTCAACTTCACGCGCACCGTCGCGGCGGAGGTCGGCCCGGCCGGCGTCCGGGCGAACGCGGTCTGTCCGGGTGTCACGGATACCGCGATGCCCCGGAAGAACCACACCGAGGAGGAGTGGGAGGCGAGGAAGGAAGAGATGTCGAAGTTCTATCCGCTCAAGCGACTCGGCCGACCCGAGGACATCGCCAACGCGATGTTGTTCCTCGCCAGCGACGAGGCCAGCTGGATCACCGGGCAGGCGCTGGTCGTCGACGGCGGCTTCTCCTGTACGTAG
- a CDS encoding formyltetrahydrofolate deformylase, whose protein sequence is MTTDVTEITVIGDDDTGLIARVTSLLFERGINIEDLDQAVRDGVFRMYLAVDTSEMVCTEAKLREDLHDLGDDLGLDVQVRFPTDRENQQIAVLVTKESHCLEALFEAWANDELGADIGVVIGNHDDLQPLAEHYDVPFHDIGDEGGQQNEDRLLDLLAEYDADLIVLARYMRILSPNVVFRYEDRIINVHPSLLPAFPGAEAYRQAVEEGVRVAGVTAHYVTTDLDQGPIITQRAFDVPDDADLEVLKRRGQPLEADALLEAVKLHLNGDVSVHRGRTSVRENGSEYQLGLPDEIDEFTPDRPVDGIGSAVAEDQ, encoded by the coding sequence GTGACGACCGACGTAACGGAGATCACGGTGATCGGAGACGACGACACCGGGCTGATCGCGCGGGTGACGAGCCTCCTGTTCGAGCGCGGGATCAACATCGAGGATCTCGATCAGGCGGTCCGCGACGGCGTCTTCCGGATGTATCTCGCCGTCGATACCTCGGAGATGGTCTGTACCGAGGCCAAACTCCGCGAAGACCTCCACGACCTCGGGGACGACCTCGGCCTCGACGTGCAGGTCCGCTTCCCCACGGACCGCGAGAACCAGCAGATCGCCGTCCTCGTCACCAAGGAGAGCCACTGCCTCGAGGCCCTGTTCGAGGCCTGGGCCAACGACGAACTCGGCGCCGACATCGGCGTCGTCATCGGCAACCACGACGACCTCCAGCCGCTTGCCGAACACTACGACGTGCCCTTCCACGACATCGGTGACGAGGGCGGCCAGCAAAACGAGGACCGACTGCTCGACCTGCTGGCCGAGTACGACGCGGACCTGATCGTCCTCGCGCGGTACATGCGTATCCTCAGCCCGAACGTCGTCTTCCGCTACGAGGACCGCATCATCAACGTCCACCCCTCCCTGTTGCCGGCGTTCCCCGGCGCGGAGGCCTACCGACAGGCCGTCGAGGAGGGCGTCCGCGTCGCTGGCGTCACCGCCCACTACGTGACGACCGACCTCGATCAGGGGCCGATCATCACTCAGCGCGCGTTCGACGTCCCCGACGACGCCGACCTCGAGGTGTTAAAGCGCCGCGGCCAGCCCCTTGAGGCCGACGCCCTGCTCGAGGCCGTCAAACTCCACCTGAACGGGGACGTGTCGGTCCATCGGGGCCGAACGTCGGTCCGGGAGAACGGCAGCGAGTACCAGCTCGGCCTCCCCGACGAGATCGATGAGTTCACGCCGGACCGGCCGGTCGACGGGATCGGCAGCGCGGTCGCCGAAGACCAGTAG
- the cofC gene encoding 2-phospho-L-lactate guanylyltransferase: MRVVVPFAAETPKTRLEPVLTAAERSTLARAMLADVLRAVVEAGYEPTVVSTGDLDLATLELPGEVETSTAVTVDERPLTEAVNARLPGGDGNGEADGSDDLQAVAVVMADLALATPTALEELFDADADVAIAPGRAGGTNALVVRDPAFRVDYHGTSYLDHREIAREVGATLETVDSFRLATDIDEPDDLVEVLVHGHETDRAPSRLRAFGFELADRVGRVVAVRDGPAATE; encoded by the coding sequence ATGCGCGTCGTCGTCCCGTTCGCCGCCGAGACGCCGAAGACCCGCCTCGAGCCCGTCCTCACGGCAGCCGAGCGCTCGACGCTCGCCCGCGCGATGCTCGCCGACGTGTTGCGTGCGGTCGTCGAAGCGGGCTACGAGCCGACGGTCGTCTCGACCGGCGACCTCGATCTCGCCACTCTCGAGTTACCGGGCGAGGTCGAAACGTCGACCGCGGTGACGGTCGACGAGCGGCCGCTCACCGAGGCGGTCAACGCGCGACTGCCGGGCGGCGACGGGAACGGCGAGGCGGACGGGAGCGACGACCTCCAGGCCGTCGCCGTTGTCATGGCCGATCTCGCGCTGGCGACACCCACCGCGCTCGAGGAGTTGTTCGACGCCGACGCCGACGTGGCGATCGCGCCGGGGCGGGCCGGCGGGACGAACGCGCTCGTCGTCCGCGACCCCGCGTTTCGGGTCGACTACCACGGCACCTCGTATCTCGACCACCGCGAGATCGCCCGCGAGGTCGGCGCCACCCTCGAGACGGTCGACTCGTTCCGGCTCGCGACGGATATCGACGAGCCCGACGATCTAGTCGAGGTGCTCGTCCACGGGCACGAGACCGACCGCGCCCCGTCCCGTCTCCGCGCGTTCGGGTTCGAACTCGCCGATCGGGTGGGACGCGTCGTCGCGGTCCGCGACGGGCCGGCGGCCACGGAGTAG